The genomic DNA TCGCAAGTAAAATTTATAGAAATATTTAGCACGTTCTGTTCGCTATCACGGTAAACCTTATAGGCAAGCATTTTCCTTTCCTCGTTGGTTTTTTATTATGCAAATCTTTCGGCAGATTCATTAGGGGTTCAGGGGAGGAAGGTGCAGTCTTCAGGGGAAGGTGGATGCCTCCAGGTCTGGGCTGGACCCTTGTCTGGGCATCGACTGGCTGTTGTCCTTTGGAACCGATGCTCGAAGGCTGCAACCATCACAGCTCAATGGGGAGCTCTCGGTCTCGAATCCAGCACAAGTGTCTCCATAAGAGATCTGTGGCAGGTGAGGAAGAATTTTTCACGCTTAGCAGAACATTGACCTTTCAATTCCTAATCCTGTATTTATATTCATCTTTTTGGGGGTTGTAGCACAAAGAGATCGCAGGAGATGCGGTGTCATCGTTTGGTGCCCGGGTCGATTCTCATGACTGCAACATGTATATTTTTACACCACAGACAATATCTCGCTCTGAAATCTGAGTCCAGGAACAGGAGTAGCTCATGTCCGGTCTTAACCTTATCGAGTGGTTCAACAGAATGTCACCTTTTATGCAACTAGTTGGATCCCCATGTCAGATGACGAGAAATAGTGCATGGAACACTCAGAAGTGTGAGCTTGTATTTAAGTCCCAAATGTATTTCTGTACATTCGATTGGCTCTCTGAGACGAGAGAGCATTATGAAGGTCGCGAACTCTTACTGAATAGAGGATCATCTTCATCTGCAACTGGCTCGTGTGTTAAAAGAGTTGTTACATATTAGTGGTCTGTTGTTGCATTAATATATCAGATAGCCAGATCATCAACTATGAACTCATTCGACTGGCACATTAGTTGCTAATCGAACGTCATTTGTTCAAGCAAATAATGCTCATATTATTATGACTAAGGTCGATACACCCTACAGGGCATCACATGCCAGTAAAAGCTTCGGTTCCTGTCTTGCCTCAGTCTTCGAAGTTTGATTCTGGAAACCGCTTTTAATCTTTCTCCTATTCAACTCCTATCCTGTTGTGCTTGAAAGTCAAAAGGATCGCAATTTCCCTTCCTTCTTCAATGAGAGAAGCCAAAATGCAAAAGGAAGGAGTCGGGGTCTGTTTCCCTCAGTACGGCCTACGCGAAGGACAGAATGGCTTAGCGACCATTCAACACTGCTGAAGGCCTTTTGCAATTCGAATGCAAGTAGCCATGGAAGAGTCTGTCTTGATGGCATTCGATGCAATATGTGACCTACTAACTGCATATCCCTCCTGTAAAGCAAAGGATCAAGGATAGCTCAGCTAAGGACATATTCAACAACAATATTACTGAATCAGGGAAAAGAAATACAATGAAATTTTAAGAAACTGAATGCCTATGGACAGGTTTATTTATTTGGGAACTAATGCAAAAGAACGAAGAGGCCTTGTATCCTCGGGAGCTCTTTAGAATTGTCTTTGAATATCCGTCATGCTCCCGGTAGATGATTCATCAGGCCTTTTTGCATCAACATATTTCACGAATATCCTATAGTTGCCGAGCTACGTGTAATGCTTCAAAAGACAATCCATGCTGAAAACCAGTTTCTATAATCGAGTAAAGCATTGATGTCATGAAACTTGTGTGGTTTCTATGAACGATTCATTCAGGTCTAGTTAGAtttttccctccaaaaattatACCTTGTGCAAGGCACTCATCATGACCCTGAGTGGAGGAGAATTTATCTTGGCACGGCTAGCAACCTGCAGGATCCACAGAGAAAGAAAGTTGCTAAAAACAGCCggaacttaaaaaaaaaaaatcatttgatATGCATAGAGTTGTATCCCAACTACTTCCAGTAAACCAAATTAACTAGAACAAAACAAGGAAAAACAAAACCATGCacaaaaagaggaagaaagcACCTCATCCAATTTGATGTAACCAAAATGCAGTCTCGGGTCACTTTCGTCCAACATCAGAAGTAAAAGTTTCTCTAGATCAGACCCTCTCCCATCACCCACCCATCCCCGTTGCTCAGCCATTTTTAACATATCACTGAGGTAAGAAGCACAGTGAAGTGGTCCCGTCCAAAGGGGCCCAGAGATGACGAGCGAACTCGAATCCTACAAAGAGGAATTAAAGGTCCCTTGTGAACCCACCAAAAGAAACAAATCTTCGACAGATGTACACTTAAAGACACAAGTTTGCACCTTCCCATCATTGCAGGGGCAACTCAGCTGACCAAGCTCATCCCAAGAGTAAGACTGAGAGTTCCCACACCTAGTGCAGTAACTAATAAACCCGTAATGCCtacagaaaaacaaaaaagatttcTTAAAAGCTAAGAAAATTCACATTCACAAGGCCAAAGAGGCAAAAGAGTTGCTGCCTGTAACCTGCTATCGGGAAGCTTCCCTCGGGTAACTTGGAGCATGACACGAAAGACTGGTCCATGATATGAGTAATAAGAGAAGAGAGGAGTAACACGATAGCCCAGTACAGAAGCTTCACGGACAGCCCCACCTATAAGCATTCGTAAACCAATCTCATTCGAATATGGCATCGGGCGAACATATGCTCCATATGCAGCTAACGAACTAGAgagtgaaataataaatattgtcATCACTAAATCAGCAGACTAGGCAGTCCATGAAGTAAAAAGCCAACCAATAGGAATTCAATGCAAGAAGGGCATAGAATTACTATGAAACTCACTGATGAGGCCTGTGGCCGCCTGAAGAGTACCCATCAGTGGACGTGATATAAAGCAACCCGCCGAGCTTTAAGCAATTGAATGCAGACCTCAAGAAGGTGGAATCACTCCCAAAGGAATCCACATCGATCAGATCGAAGAAATCCCTCCTCAGGTAACACTCGGTCATGACCCGATTCGCGTCATTACTCACAACAGTGCATCTCCCCTCCTCGTCCAGAACTCTAGACAGGTTACCCTCAATCACACTCCTGTAATCATCATTCGCGTCATTGGCCAACACAAAATCGGCTTCGGCCTCGGCGAGGTACCTGAGGGAGCGGACCCCACAACCGCACATTGCATCGAGGACCCGCAACCTTCCATAGGAATTCCTGTAAAGGCAGGCCGCGAGGACGCCTAGGTCCCGGCCAGTGGCGCTCTCGTGGCGGAAGAATGTGTCGCCGGCCTCGAACTCGAGACCGCTTTCCGTCAGAAGCTGGGAATTGCAGCTCGAGGGACTAATTTGAGGCGGAGAACGGGAACATTGGGGCCTGACAGAGGATTTGGGATTAGGGTTTTGCAGATGGGAGAGCAGTGGAGAAGCTGATAGGGTTTTGGTGGGAGTAAGAGCAAACATGGCGGGAAATGGTTGGTTACGGTTATGGCCGCAGCCTCTTTAACTCGGAAGatacatttttaaaaaagaaaaaaaagaaaaagaaaatgaaaccCCGGTTTTATCTAAGAACGACACGGCAACCaatatttttgttaaaaaatatttttaaaaataagaataaatttcacaccgaaaaatttAATCGCGccgagaaaaaataatataattaatttagaaaaaagggatacttttatttatttttttccaacttttgatttctttttcattttcatcttaaATCTTTCTTATTTATAATTCCTGCCCTTAGTCTGGGACATTTTTGCCAGTTTGATCCCAAAGTTATATTTTCCATCAACAAATGGTGACatggatttttaatttttagattttttgaCCCGTAAGTGCTGCTCTTCGTTAGATAAAAAATACTTAATAGTCCATTACACACGGgctatataataataataggcTCGCTAATCCAAAACAAGCTAGTCACGCAGACCCAAAATTGGCACGCATACCAAAAGAAAACGAGGCACGCATGCTCAACTATGCAATAGTCTAGTGTGGTGAGCAACACGGATCCGCTGAGAGCTTACGACCAAAGCTCTGAAGGCACTTATACAGTgttaattttcaattcctcAAGCTACTAACAGGTTCCTCTAGCTAGCTCTGGTTCTTTTCCTTAGTGAATTGAGAGCTCCAGCTGCATTTCACATCCCTAACAATACAGGCTTGAACTCTTCCTGTTGAGGGGGAAATATCAGCAAAAATACAATCATTCCTTGCTTTGCACAGATGATAAATCATATCTTGCCAGAAGAGCCTCCTTAGCGCAGTTGCAATAGTTTTCCCATAGGAAAAAGATAGCAATGGTCCtaaattgtcattttttgagtttaagtcctataagtttgacTTTGCAAAAAACAGCCTTAAAACATTTAAAAAAGTGATAGATTTAGTTCATTCCGTAACCGACTATTAACGGTCGTTGGCATGAACATAATACCGTTAAAAATAGTCCCGGATGGCCGACAATCGGTACACGCGGCCAACCATCGCACGCCACGTCAATAATTcttaaagatttttttttaaaataaaccaaataaaaatgtaaaaaattagaaaagtaaaaggatttgaaataaataaaaatttaaaatgtctgggcatttattatataatatgaaaaaaatcaaaaaaagggaaatataatttgaaatttttataaataagaaaaagtgattttaaaaagaaaatacaaaaaattttagaaaatgaaaaaataaattgacatttttttttataaaatttaaaattttttaaaaaaggacaCAACATCAATCGGGGCTAGGATGTAGGAGGAAAGGATTGGAAAGTCCCCCTTTCCGGCCTCCCCTCCCTCCCGGCGATGTCGACGGGGTCTTTAGTGACTTCGGCGACTTGGC from Punica granatum isolate Tunisia-2019 chromosome 2, ASM765513v2, whole genome shotgun sequence includes the following:
- the LOC116195794 gene encoding tRNA (guanine(26)-N(2))-dimethyltransferase, whose amino-acid sequence is MFALTPTKTLSASPLLSHLQNPNPKSSVRPQCSRSPPQISPSSCNSQLLTESGLEFEAGDTFFRHESATGRDLGVLAACLYRNSYGRLRVLDAMCGCGVRSLRYLAEAEADFVLANDANDDYRSVIEGNLSRVLDEEGRCTVVSNDANRVMTECYLRRDFFDLIDVDSFGSDSTFLRSAFNCLKLGGLLYITSTDGYSSGGHRPHHSLAAYGAYVRPMPYSNEIGLRMLIGGAVREASVLGYRVTPLFSYYSYHGPVFRVMLQVTRGKLPDSRHYGFISYCTRCGNSQSYSWDELGQLSCPCNDGKDSSSLVISGPLWTGPLHCASYLSDMLKMAEQRGWVGDGRGSDLEKLLLLMLDESDPRLHFGYIKLDEVASRAKINSPPLRVMMSALHKEGYAVSRSHIASNAIKTDSSMATCIRIAKGLQQC